The genomic DNA CGTTTCTCCGCGAATCGGCGTTCGTTTAAATACTATCTCGGGCGAAGTTTCGACTGTGATGAGCGAAGCAAACGCGGCGGCCCGGAGCTGCCCCGAATGCGACGGACGACTGACTCCCGACGGCGGCGAGACCGTCTGCGAGAAGTGCGGCCTCGTCGTCTCGGAGGACCGCATCGACCGCGGCCCCGAGTGGCGGTCGTTCGAGGACGACGACGCCCGCAAGAAGCGGACCGGCGCGCCGCTCACCCGGTCGCGCCACGACCGCGGGCTCACGACCGAGATGGGCCACGGAAACGACCTCCGACTCACCGGACGGAAGCGCCGTCGGGTCGCCCGGATGCGCAAGCACCACGAGCGCTCGCGCATCGGGTCGAAGACCGAGCGCAACCAGGTGTACGCGTTCACCGAGATCCGGCGGCTGGTCAGCTCGCTCGACCTCTCGAAGAACGTTCGGGACCGGGCCTGCGTCCTGTTCGAGTCGGCCCAGTCCGAGGACCTGCTCCGGGGCCGGTCGCTGGAGGGGTTCACCGCCGCGGTGGTGTACGCGACCTGCCGGACCGCGTCGGTCTCGCGCACGCTCGACGAGGTGCTCGAGGTGGCCCGCGCGAGTCGGAGCGAGTTGAAGGCCGCCTACGACGCGATGAACCAGGAACTCGGCCTCTCGACCGGACCGGTCGACCCCCGCGAGTACCTGCCGCGGTTCGCCAGCAAGCTCGACCTGCCGACCCAGATCGAACGCGAGGCCGCCGACCTGGTCGAACGCGGCCGCGAGGAGAACCTCATCTCGGGCCGGAACCCCGGCGGGTTCGCGGCGGCGTGCCTGTACGTCGCGGCCCGCGGGACCGACCACCAGCTGACCCAGGCGACGGCCGCGGAGGTGGCCGACGTGACCCCCGTGACGCTCCGGTCGTCGTACAGGGACCTACAGGACTGACGCCGGCGAACCGACGACGCGACGCGTCTCTTCTGCGAGGCCCGCGAACCGCCGAGCCGCGCGGCTCTCCGGCGCGACCGCGGCCACCGGCGAGCCGTGGCGCCCGGCCCGGCGGACCCGGTCGTCGTCGGGCACCGCCACGACCGGCGCGCCGAGGACCCGCCGGACCTCTCCGGTCGGGGGACGGTCGCCCGCCCGGTTCAGCGCGACCGCGGCCAGTCCGGCGTCGAGTTCGCGGGCCAGTTCGCGCGTCCGGACGGCGTCGGCCAGCGCGAACTCCCGGGCCGACGTGACCAGGACGCACGCGTCGGCCGCGAGCAGCGGCATCCCCGCGTCGGCAGCCATCCCGGCGGGGCAGTCGAGCACGACCCGGCCGTAGGCGTCCGCGACCGCTTCGACCGCTCCGACGAGGTCGCTCACGTCGCCGGCGCGCGCTCCGGCGAGCGTCCGACCGCAGGGGAGCAGGTCGACCGCCCCGTCCTCGCGGACCGCCTCGACCGGGTCGGCCCGGCCGGCCAGCACGTCGTGGAGGTCCGGGCCGCGGCGGGCGGTCAGGTCGGCCATCGAGAGGTCGGCGTCCACGACCACGGCGTCGAGTTCGCCGCCGAGGTTGAGCGCGACGGTGGACTTGCCGACGCCGCCCTTCCCGCCCGCGACCGCCAGGATCACGGCGACCTCCCGGAGCGTCCGACCCCGAGCGCGTCGATGCGCCGGGCCACGGCCGCGAGCGCGGGCCGGTCGGTCGGCGCCGGTTCGACCCGCGCAGGCGAATCGTCTCTGTCCACGCCCTCGCGTTCGCCGCCACTCCCGCGTTCGCGGTCGTTCCCGCACTCGGACCGCGCCTCCACGTCCGAGAGCCACGAGTCGACCGCCTCGGGGACCGGCGATTCCCCGTCCGTCCCGGCCTCGACGGTCGGCACGGCGTCGGCGGGCGGCCGGGGGTCGCCGAGCGACCGGACGACGCCCTCGGGGGACGCGTCGTCGACGACGGCGTCGGCGTCGCGCTCGGCCGCGTGGACGCCGGCTCGCTCGGTCCAGACGAGTT from Halorussus rarus includes the following:
- a CDS encoding DUF7857 domain-containing protein; the encoded protein is MVELDWRVESRADVSLVELLVRNPAATARRVRVANRLDGPVLPPRREGVPEAGWDDGGFEGAVAADECLALGYAVRAPPAEPPAELVWTERAGVHAAERDADAVVDDASPEGVVRSLGDPRPPADAVPTVEAGTDGESPVPEAVDSWLSDVEARSECGNDRERGSGGEREGVDRDDSPARVEPAPTDRPALAAVARRIDALGVGRSGRSP
- a CDS encoding transcription initiation factor IIB, which encodes MSEANAAARSCPECDGRLTPDGGETVCEKCGLVVSEDRIDRGPEWRSFEDDDARKKRTGAPLTRSRHDRGLTTEMGHGNDLRLTGRKRRRVARMRKHHERSRIGSKTERNQVYAFTEIRRLVSSLDLSKNVRDRACVLFESAQSEDLLRGRSLEGFTAAVVYATCRTASVSRTLDEVLEVARASRSELKAAYDAMNQELGLSTGPVDPREYLPRFASKLDLPTQIEREAADLVERGREENLISGRNPGGFAAACLYVAARGTDHQLTQATAAEVADVTPVTLRSSYRDLQD
- a CDS encoding MinD/ParA family ATP-binding protein, whose protein sequence is MILAVAGGKGGVGKSTVALNLGGELDAVVVDADLSMADLTARRGPDLHDVLAGRADPVEAVREDGAVDLLPCGRTLAGARAGDVSDLVGAVEAVADAYGRVVLDCPAGMAADAGMPLLAADACVLVTSAREFALADAVRTRELARELDAGLAAVALNRAGDRPPTGEVRRVLGAPVVAVPDDDRVRRAGRHGSPVAAVAPESRAARRFAGLAEETRRVVGSPASVL